A part of Terriglobia bacterium genomic DNA contains:
- a CDS encoding helix-turn-helix domain-containing protein: MTTTRKETSRIKAENSSGNVFADLGLPHPERELLKAKLTLQIYRLIKQRGLTQTEAGKILGIKQPHVSALMRNRAGAFSVERLMDFLTALGQDVEITLKPTRKEHGEVSVVA; the protein is encoded by the coding sequence ATGACAACGACCAGGAAAGAAACGAGCAGGATCAAGGCAGAAAACAGCAGTGGGAATGTCTTTGCCGACCTCGGTCTTCCCCATCCGGAACGGGAGCTGTTGAAGGCCAAACTCACATTGCAGATTTACCGGCTGATCAAGCAACGTGGACTGACGCAAACCGAAGCGGGAAAGATTCTTGGCATCAAGCAGCCTCACGTATCCGCCCTGATGCGGAACCGCGCCGGGGCCTTCTCGGTCGAGCGCCTGATGGACTTCCTCACTGCCCTCGGGCAAGACGTAGAAATCACGCTAAAACCGACGCGCAAAGAACATGGGGAAGTGTCTGTGGTGGCGTGA